A region of Aliivibrio fischeri DNA encodes the following proteins:
- the lolA gene encoding outer membrane lipoprotein chaperone LolA, with amino-acid sequence MKKILFSLCLLSSTVLASPQSELTERLNQNAGFEAGFTQKVLSPEGDVLMQGEGDVKILRPNLFRWHTQTPDENLLVTDGNTLWYYNPFVEQVTLMGLEKATTQTPFVLLTRNKASDWDNYSVSQNGDAFTVSPKADSAVKSEFIVRIQENGKVTGFSVVEQDGQRSDFDFTKFEAKKPAKDNFTFAIPDGVDIDDQR; translated from the coding sequence ATGAAAAAGATTTTATTTTCTCTCTGTTTATTAAGTTCGACGGTATTGGCATCACCTCAAAGTGAACTAACCGAACGATTGAACCAGAATGCAGGTTTTGAAGCTGGTTTTACACAAAAAGTATTAAGCCCAGAAGGTGATGTACTAATGCAAGGCGAGGGTGATGTGAAGATCCTGCGCCCTAATTTGTTTCGTTGGCATACACAAACGCCTGATGAAAACCTATTAGTTACCGATGGCAACACCTTGTGGTATTACAACCCATTTGTTGAGCAAGTAACATTAATGGGGTTAGAGAAAGCAACAACTCAAACACCATTCGTATTATTAACTCGTAATAAAGCGTCGGATTGGGACAATTATTCAGTAAGCCAAAATGGTGATGCGTTTACGGTTTCACCAAAAGCAGATTCTGCTGTAAAAAGTGAATTTATTGTTCGCATCCAAGAAAACGGCAAAGTAACGGGTTTTTCGGTTGTTGAGCAAGATGGCCAACGTAGTGATTTTGATTTCACAAAGTTTGAAGCGAAGAAGCCTGCCAAAGATAATTTTACATTTGCGATTCCTGATGGTGTAGATATTGACGATCAACGTTAA